From a single Oreochromis niloticus isolate F11D_XX linkage group LG3, O_niloticus_UMD_NMBU, whole genome shotgun sequence genomic region:
- the LOC109198895 gene encoding G2/M phase-specific E3 ubiquitin-protein ligase-like isoform X2, whose amino-acid sequence MKEEFYIDSAESEVSDLDEAVLASPEQNDSHDEMDLATVLKDFQETHLDTSNYCTVIARRRKILHSACMALSKSYFAWHKLPNIEFVGEMADDYGGPRREFFRLLMVETQNSLGIFEGKPGSLLFSYSQQLLSSNKFYTAGKLIAWSIAHNGPGPRCINRHLFCMMCGQKTSLDDFDVEVFMDEDIKQNIEKVSNCSTPEDLADLKSHLGDWIAGCGIPDIYTATLLDVKRIRGEIVSHFAFHRVASMIQQFVAGMDSCGQFWQMVKRCWKKFLPVFTNAGNKLTRNSFQDLFTIGWSPAGSNRREEEEATIFQWEWWLMAIQEQEVDHTFEELLVFITGADLLPPLGFPQSCNIDFYDQEPGMRRIPYASTCSLSLYLPRGVADEDQFKDLMNDALKGSLGFGKV is encoded by the exons ATGAA GGAAGAGTTTTACATCGACTCTGCAGAGTCAGAAGTATCAGACCTGGATGAGGCTGTCCTGGCTTCCCCTGAACAAAATGATTCACAT GATGAGATGGACCTTGCTACTGTCCTGAAAGATTTCCAGGAAACGCATCTTGACACCAGCAATTATTGTACAGTAATAGCCCGACGAAGGAAAATCCTACATAGTGCCTGCATGGCACTTTCGAAGTCATATTTTGCCTGGCATAAATTGCCAAACATTGAATTCGTTGGTGAAATGGCCGATGATTATGGAGGCCCAAGGCGGGAATTTTTTCG CTTACTTATGGTCGAAACTCAGAATTCCCTAGGGATTTTTGAGGGGAAGCCTGGCAGTCTGCTGTTCAGTTATAGCCAGCAGTTGCTGTCAAGCAACAAGTTTTATACGGCTGGTAAACTGATTGCTTGGTCGATAGCACACAATGGACCAGGGCCACGGTGTATCAATAGACACCTGTTCTGTATGATGTGTGGCCAGAAGACATCTCTTGATGACTTTGATGTCGAGGTCTTCATGGATGAAGACATTAAACAGAACATAGAAAAG GTTTCCAACTGCAGCACCCCAGAAGACCTGGCAGACTTGAAAAGTCACCTTGGGGACTGGATTGCAGGCTGTGGTATCCCTGACATCTACACTGCCACACTACTTGATGTTAAGAGGATAAGGGGCGAGATTGTATCTCATTTTGCGTTTCACAG GGTTGCCAGCATGATTCAACAGTTTGTTGCCGGTATGGACTCGTGTGGTCAGTTCTGGCAAATGGTGAAGAGATGCTGGAAGAAGTTCCTTCCTGTATTTACAAATGCAGGAAATAAACTTACAAGGAACAGCTTCCAGGATCTCTTCACCATTGGATGGAGTCCAGCTGGAAGTAACAGACGTGAAGAAGAGGAAGCCACGATCTTTCAGTGGGAATGGTGGCTTATggccattcagg AGCAAGAGGTGGACCACACGTTTGAAGAGCTGCTGGTCTTCATAACTGGGGCTGACTTACTTCCACCACTGGGGTTCCCACAGTCCTGCAACATAGACTTTTACGATCAGGAGCCGGGGATGCGGCGCATCCCATACGCATCAACGTGCAGCTTATCCCTGTATCTTCCAAGAGGTGTTGCAGATGAAGATCAATTTAAAGATCTTATGAACGATGCATTAAAAGGATCCCTTGGATTTGGAAAGGTGTAG